The following are encoded in a window of Alosa sapidissima isolate fAloSap1 chromosome 12, fAloSap1.pri, whole genome shotgun sequence genomic DNA:
- the fam78bb gene encoding protein FAM78B, whose protein sequence is MGCIQSIACKSRIKRENIVVYDVLATIDHTPTVIEENSPIVLRYKTPYFKASARVVMPPIPRNETWVVGWIQACTQMEFYNTYGDIGMSSWELPELREGLVRAISDSDGVSYPWYGNTTETVTLAGPTAKPSRFTVSMNDNFYPSVTWAVPVSDSNVPLLTHIKRDQSFTTWLVALNAGTREKILLQTIKWRMRVDITVDPSKPLGSRARLIGRPHQDQPRVLTRMEPIPPNAMGRPNANDAQVLMWRPKRGPPLVVIPSK, encoded by the exons ATGGGTTGCATCCAAAGCATCGCCTGTAAGTCTCGTATCAAACGCGAGAATATAGTTGTCTATGATGTTTTGGCAACCATAGACCACACTCCGACAGTGATTGAGGAGAACTCTCCTATAGTGCTGCGCTACAAAACGCCGTATTTCAAGGCCTCAGCTCGGGTTGTGATGCCTCCGATCCCCAGGAACGAGACCTGGGTTGTTGGTTGGATTCAAGCGTGCACACAGATGGAATTTTACAACACTTATGGGGACATTGGCAT GTCTAGCTGGGAGCTTCCCGAGCTGCGTGAAGGTCTGGTGCGAGCCATCAGCGACTCAGACGGCGTCAGCTACCCTTGGTACGGCAACACCACAGAGACAGTGACGCTAGCCGGTCCCACAGCCAAACCATCGCGCTTCACCGTCAGCATGAACGACAACTTCTACCCCAGCGTGACCTGGGCCGTGCCCGTAAGTGACAGCAACGTGCCGCTGCTCACGCACATCAAGCGGGACCAGAGCTTCACCACCTGGCTAGTGGCGCTCAATGCCGGCACCCGCGAGAAAATCCTGCTACAGACTATCAAGTGGCGTATGAGGGTGGACATTACTGTTGACCCCTCCAAGCCCCTGGGCTCTCGGGCGCGTCTCATAGGCCGGCCACATCAGGACCAACCACGGGTCCTCACCCGGATGGAGCCCATCCCGCCTAACGCCATGGGCCGGCCGAATGCAAACGACGCTCAGGTGCTGATGTGGAGACCGAAGAGAGGGCCGCCACTGGTGGTGATACCCTCCAAATGA
- the slc35a3a gene encoding solute carrier family 35 member A3a — translation MASTHLKYLSLGVLVFQTTSLVLTMRYSRTLQGDGPRYLASSAVVTAELLKILACVMLVFKEHSYSVRALNSMLRQEIVHKPVETLKLAIPSGIYTLQNNLLYVALSNLDAATYQVTYQLKILTTALFSVSMLGRKLGVYQWLSLLILMGGVALVQWPSDSPSSPEKEPLSSGSQVVGLVAVLVACCSSGFAGVYFEKILKETKQSVWVRNIQLGMFGLVFGVIGMFAYDGDRVREHGMFQGYNSLTCVVVALQALGGLVIAAVIKYADNILKGFATSLSIILSTLISYFWLEDFVPTSVFFIGAVLVIVATFLYGYEGKPSTNPSRA, via the exons ATGGCTTCCACCCACCTGAAGTACCTGTCTCTAGGTGTGCTGGTGTTCCAGACCACATCTCTGGTGCTGACCATGCGCTACTCTCGCACTCTACAAGGAGATGGTCCAAGATACCTGGCCTCCTCTGCGGTGGTGACTGCTGAACTGTTGAAAATTCTTGCATGTGTCATGCTGGTCTTCAAAGAGCACA GTTACAGTGTCCGTGCCCTGAACAGTATGCTGAGACAGGAGATTGTACACAAACCTGTGGAGACCTTGAAGCTGGCCATTCCCTCTGGAATCTACACGTTACAGAACAACCTACTGTACGTCGCTCTCTCCAACCTGGATGCAGCCACTTATCAG GTGACGTACCAGCTGAAGATCCTGACCACGGCCCTGTTCTCCGTGTCCATGCTGGGCAGGAAGCTGGGGGTGTACCAGTGGTTGTCTCTGCTCATCCTCATGGGCGGTGTGGCGCTGGTACAG tGGCCCTCTGACTCGCCCTCGTCCCCGGAGAAGGAGCCGTTGAGCTCGGGCTCCCAGGTGGTGGGGCTGGTGGCCGTGCTGGTGGCCTGCTGCTCCAGCGGCTTCGCCGGCGTCTACTTCGAGAAGATCCTCAAGGAGACCAAGCAGAGTGTCTGGGTCAGGAACATCCAGCTTG GGATGTTTGGCCTGGTTTTCGGTGTGATTGGCATGTTTGCGTATGATGGAGATCGGGTGAGGGAGCATGGAATGTTCCAGGGCTATAACAGTCTCACTTGTGTTGTGGTCGCTCTTCAG GCTCTTGGTGGACTGGTAATAGCTGCTGTAATCAAATATGCGGACAACATCTTAAAGGGATTTGCCACATCGCTCTCCATCATCCTCTCCACACTCATCTCCTACTTCTGGCTTGAAGACTTTGTGCCCACCAG TGTCTTCTTCATAGGAGCAGTGCTGGTCATTGTGGCCACCTTCCTTTATGGCTATGAGGGCAAGCCCTCCACAAACCCAAGCCGGGCTTGA